One Sphingomonas sp. LHG3406-1 genomic window carries:
- a CDS encoding glycosyltransferase, whose protein sequence is MPASASPRPLDVALLMFDFGPTGVVRNALRIARAGAAAGLNVELWVAQDTGALRADVPEGVPVVAFGTPLGTSYTRADRRRAGRATVPAIARLLEERRPAVMLSAGNHFHSFAAWAMRLADVPTRLLLRISTGLPRPHSLNPYRWARYAWKRRRAIRRQRQADLLIAVSQEVAAELRRDTGVPAHKVIAIPNGIDSAAIAERQAAPLDHAWFAPGQPPVILGVGRIDKYKNFELLIDAFARLRARQPLRLMILGEERGAWLHRLEARIEKLGVAADVRFEGFQADPQPFFQAAAAYVCCSRYEGMSNAMLEAMANGCPVVATRTATGAAELLDDGRLGPLAAPGAAALADAIAARLAASRDSAALRARARDYDLRQSLDAYVALLATLSGRPLPSADQPAVERARQAALAA, encoded by the coding sequence ATGCCAGCCTCCGCTTCACCCCGGCCGCTCGACGTGGCCCTGCTGATGTTCGACTTCGGCCCGACTGGCGTCGTCCGCAATGCGCTGCGCATCGCGCGTGCCGGCGCGGCTGCCGGCCTGAACGTGGAGCTCTGGGTCGCGCAGGATACGGGGGCTCTTCGGGCCGACGTCCCGGAGGGCGTGCCGGTGGTCGCCTTCGGTACGCCGCTCGGCACCAGCTACACCCGCGCCGACCGCCGCCGTGCCGGCCGCGCGACCGTTCCTGCTATCGCCCGCCTGCTGGAGGAGCGCCGGCCGGCCGTGATGCTCTCGGCGGGCAACCACTTCCACAGTTTCGCCGCCTGGGCCATGCGGCTGGCCGATGTCCCGACCCGGCTCCTGCTGCGGATCAGCACGGGCCTCCCGCGGCCGCACAGCCTCAATCCCTATCGCTGGGCGCGTTATGCGTGGAAGCGGCGCCGGGCGATCCGCCGCCAGCGTCAGGCCGACCTGTTGATCGCCGTCAGCCAAGAAGTCGCGGCCGAGCTTCGCCGCGACACCGGTGTTCCCGCCCACAAGGTCATTGCCATCCCCAACGGCATCGACTCCGCCGCCATCGCCGAACGTCAGGCGGCTCCGCTCGACCATGCGTGGTTTGCACCGGGTCAGCCGCCGGTGATCCTCGGCGTCGGCCGCATCGACAAGTACAAGAATTTCGAACTGCTGATCGACGCCTTTGCCCGCCTCCGTGCCCGCCAGCCGTTGCGGCTGATGATCCTTGGCGAGGAGCGCGGTGCGTGGCTGCACCGCCTCGAAGCGCGCATCGAGAAACTCGGCGTCGCCGCCGACGTCCGCTTCGAAGGCTTTCAGGCCGACCCGCAGCCCTTCTTCCAGGCCGCCGCCGCCTATGTCTGCTGCTCGCGCTACGAGGGCATGAGCAACGCCATGCTCGAAGCCATGGCCAACGGATGCCCGGTCGTCGCCACCCGCACCGCGACCGGTGCTGCCGAGCTGCTCGATGACGGCCGCCTCGGCCCGCTCGCCGCGCCCGGCGCCGCCGCGCTCGCCGATGCCATCGCAGCCCGCCTGGCCGCCTCGCGCGACAGCGCCGCGCTCCGCGCCCGCGCTCGTGACTATGATCTGCGCCAGTCGCTCGACGCCTATGTCGCCCTGCTGGCGACGCTCAGCGGCCGCCCGCTGCCCTCGGCAGATCAGCCCGCGGTCGAGCGCGCCCGGCAGGCCGCGCTCGCCGCTTAG